In Bacillus horti, the following are encoded in one genomic region:
- a CDS encoding iron-sulfur cluster biosynthesis family protein, with product MHIEVKATALEQLRQYTIDGGKGIRVDAAMSGGCSSTVDIHLVVDDARKNDTLIQVEELTFFIDRFTQRYVDEELFLDYNSSGFTLYSSDEIFASGMSLYVDGVPNQSAFC from the coding sequence ATGCATATTGAAGTGAAAGCTACTGCATTAGAACAGCTACGTCAATATACAATAGATGGTGGTAAGGGAATTCGTGTCGATGCGGCTATGTCAGGTGGATGTAGCTCTACGGTGGATATTCATTTGGTTGTAGATGATGCTAGAAAAAATGACACGTTGATTCAGGTAGAAGAACTAACCTTTTTTATAGATCGCTTTACACAGCGCTATGTCGATGAGGAGCTTTTTTTAGATTATAACTCCTCTGGTTTTACTCTATACAGTTCTGATGAGATTTTTGCTAGTGGAATGAGTCTTTATGTAGATGGGGTTCCTAATCAATCTGCTTTTTGTTAA
- the tsaE gene encoding tRNA (adenosine(37)-N6)-threonylcarbamoyltransferase complex ATPase subunit type 1 TsaE produces MDNPQFKYISESPEDTARLAEQLAQELKGGEVITLTGDLGAGKTRFTQGLAVGLGIKKQVNSPTFTLIKEYHGESLALYHMDVYRIEDEFEELGFDEYFYGDGVAVIEWPQQIEAQLPQQRLEINILKISDNQREVQFHAKGSLYEQLLTKVMKK; encoded by the coding sequence ATGGACAATCCCCAATTTAAATATATAAGTGAATCTCCAGAGGATACTGCAAGATTAGCTGAACAGCTTGCCCAAGAGTTAAAAGGCGGGGAGGTTATTACACTAACAGGAGATTTAGGAGCGGGTAAAACAAGATTTACTCAGGGCTTAGCCGTAGGATTAGGGATCAAGAAACAAGTAAATAGCCCCACCTTTACTTTAATTAAAGAGTACCATGGAGAAAGCTTAGCCCTTTACCATATGGACGTTTATCGTATAGAGGATGAGTTCGAAGAGCTTGGTTTTGATGAATATTTCTACGGGGACGGAGTAGCCGTTATTGAATGGCCGCAGCAGATCGAAGCTCAGCTTCCACAGCAGAGGCTTGAGATCAATATACTCAAAATAAGTGATAACCAAAGAGAGGTTCAGTTCCATGCGAAGGGATCTTTGTACGAACAATTATTAACCAAGGTGATGAAAAAATGA
- the thiL gene encoding thiamine-phosphate kinase, producing the protein MEKRNAQQTEKEQEKEQPRLDEFELIHQLTHDFVNYHQHPVPNGDDAAIYLPESGQGQILCVDMMVEDIHFKRVTMSPFHIGYKALAANLSDIAAMGGKPHSFLVALAIPPSWSPTELKEMYQGMKKLADQYKVDLLGGDTTSTKDKLVLSITAIGQVNKNTTLLRSNAKAGDVVFVTGSLGDAAAGLDILLQANQRIEYGTAEKNKNNKIVDKVYKNKEQLIRAHQLPEPHVKQGQLLASLAQRGSIALNDISDGLASECSEIASSSKVNIVLNKERIPLSNELMAWAEDRQTDSLKYALHGGEDYKLVGTFPKELEEDIITTFHQDNLGITIIGHVEEGHGEVWITEKNQRSRIVEKGYNHFNETNKSKN; encoded by the coding sequence ATGGAGAAACGTAACGCTCAGCAAACAGAAAAAGAACAAGAAAAAGAGCAGCCAAGGCTAGACGAGTTCGAGCTGATTCATCAGCTAACCCATGATTTTGTCAATTACCACCAGCATCCAGTTCCTAATGGGGACGATGCAGCTATTTATTTACCAGAGAGCGGTCAGGGTCAAATTCTATGCGTGGATATGATGGTGGAGGATATCCACTTTAAACGAGTAACCATGAGCCCGTTTCATATAGGCTATAAGGCCCTCGCGGCAAATTTGAGTGATATTGCGGCTATGGGAGGAAAACCTCACTCATTTTTAGTTGCATTAGCCATCCCGCCAAGCTGGTCACCTACCGAGCTTAAGGAAATGTACCAGGGAATGAAGAAGCTAGCGGACCAATATAAAGTAGATTTACTCGGTGGAGACACGACCTCAACAAAAGATAAATTAGTATTGAGTATCACGGCAATTGGTCAAGTTAATAAAAATACAACTCTTCTTCGTTCGAACGCAAAAGCAGGGGATGTTGTTTTTGTAACTGGATCTTTAGGAGACGCAGCAGCGGGACTAGATATCCTTTTGCAGGCTAATCAGCGTATTGAGTATGGTACAGCAGAGAAAAATAAAAATAATAAGATAGTTGATAAAGTTTATAAAAATAAGGAACAACTCATTCGAGCCCATCAGCTCCCTGAACCTCATGTTAAACAGGGTCAACTTCTTGCCTCATTAGCCCAGCGTGGTTCCATTGCCCTTAACGATATTAGTGATGGCCTTGCAAGTGAATGCTCTGAAATTGCGTCAAGTAGTAAGGTGAATATAGTGCTGAACAAGGAACGAATCCCGTTAAGTAATGAGCTTATGGCATGGGCAGAAGATCGACAAACAGACTCTCTTAAGTATGCGTTGCATGGCGGAGAGGATTATAAGCTTGTAGGTACGTTTCCAAAGGAGCTTGAAGAAGATATTATAACTACCTTCCATCAAGATAACCTCGGCATTACTATTATTGGACATGTAGAGGAAGGACATGGAGAAGTTTGGATAACGGAGAAGAATCAGCGATCGAGAATCGTCGAAAAAGGCTATAATCATTTCAACGAAACAAATAAATCAAAGAATTAA
- the tsaB gene encoding tRNA (adenosine(37)-N6)-threonylcarbamoyltransferase complex dimerization subunit type 1 TsaB: MKLLAIDTANWPLGVAIMEEGKLLGEVNTQVSKNHSIRLMPTVEWLCEQVQIQPKELDGIAVAQGPGSYTGVRIGVTTAKTLAWSLKIPLLGVSSLQIIAQNRASFPGLIVPLVDARRERVYCGKYQSKALADGFIVQGEDRLVGIEDLCHELSSTEGQILFIGEGVRVYREQLEAALKDRAIFAAEVEHPPRASQLAHIAFTQWKESLEKAEDIHSFSPEYLQLAEAEATWQKNNR, encoded by the coding sequence ATGAAGCTATTAGCGATAGATACAGCAAACTGGCCTCTTGGAGTAGCGATTATGGAAGAGGGAAAATTATTAGGTGAAGTCAATACACAAGTAAGTAAAAATCACTCTATTCGACTTATGCCTACTGTGGAGTGGCTATGTGAACAGGTGCAGATACAGCCCAAAGAGTTAGATGGTATAGCTGTTGCTCAAGGTCCAGGCTCTTACACAGGTGTACGAATTGGAGTGACTACAGCAAAAACGCTGGCCTGGAGCTTAAAAATTCCTCTTCTTGGCGTATCCAGTCTACAAATTATAGCTCAGAATAGAGCTAGTTTTCCAGGTCTTATCGTCCCTCTTGTTGATGCACGAAGAGAAAGGGTTTATTGCGGAAAATATCAAAGCAAAGCTTTAGCAGATGGTTTCATTGTTCAAGGGGAGGATCGCCTAGTAGGGATAGAGGACTTATGCCATGAACTAAGCTCTACAGAGGGGCAGATTTTATTTATTGGGGAAGGTGTTCGTGTGTATAGAGAACAGCTCGAGGCAGCCTTAAAGGATAGAGCTATTTTCGCAGCAGAGGTTGAGCATCCTCCACGAGCCAGCCAGCTGGCTCATATCGCCTTTACACAATGGAAGGAAAGCTTGGAAAAGGCCGAGGATATCCATTCCTTTTCTCCAGAATATCTGCAGCTAGCCGAGGCGGAAGCAACATGGCAGAAAAACAATCGATGA
- the rimI gene encoding ribosomal protein S18-alanine N-acetyltransferase — MAEKQSMNKPYFRFMTVHDIPHVMEVENAAFTVPWSEDAFYNELLNNHFAKYIVAVDEERIVGYCGVWLIVDEAHITNVAVHPDYQGKKIGKQLMQEIIEISKHLSAVRMTLEVRVSNHAAQRLYQSFGFEIQGVRKQYYSDNKEDAYIMWVNLS; from the coding sequence ATGGCAGAAAAACAATCGATGAATAAGCCCTATTTTCGCTTCATGACGGTCCATGATATTCCCCATGTGATGGAGGTTGAGAACGCTGCGTTTACTGTCCCGTGGAGTGAGGATGCCTTTTATAATGAACTGCTCAATAATCATTTTGCTAAATATATCGTTGCCGTGGATGAAGAACGTATTGTGGGTTATTGTGGAGTGTGGCTCATTGTCGATGAAGCGCATATTACTAATGTAGCTGTCCATCCCGATTATCAAGGGAAGAAAATTGGGAAGCAATTAATGCAAGAAATCATTGAGATATCTAAACACTTAAGTGCCGTTCGGATGACGCTTGAGGTTAGAGTATCCAATCATGCAGCACAAAGACTTTATCAGAGCTTCGGCTTTGAAATCCAAGGCGTCCGCAAGCAGTATTATTCAGACAATAAAGAGGATGCTTACATAATGTGGGTGAATTTATCATGA